A stretch of Spirosoma oryzicola DNA encodes these proteins:
- the fusA gene encoding elongation factor G, with protein MARDLNFTRNIGIAAHIDAGKTTTTERILYYAGVSHKIGEVHDGAATMDWMEQEQERGITITSAATTVDWTYRDKKYHINIIDTPGHVDFTVEVNRSLRVLDGLVFLFSAVDGVEPQSETNWRLANNYNVARLGFVNKMDRSGADFLNVCRQVKEMLGSYAVPLQLPIGEEDNFKGVVDLVNFRGLVWNESDKGMTFQVVPIPDDMMEEATEWREKLLEAVAEFDDTLMEKYFEDPESISEDEILAALRKATIAMKIVPMLCGSSFKNKGVQTMLDYVMALLPSPLDKESIKGTNPNTGEEISRKPSSDEPFSALAFKIATDPYVGRLCFVRSYSGILESGSYILNNRSGNKERISRIFQMHANKQNQIERLEAGDIGAVVGFKDIKTGDTLSDEKNPIVLESMVFPDPVIGYAIEPKKTADQDNFSKAIGKLIEEDPTLKVESNEETGQTIIRGMGELHLEIIIDRMRREFKVEVNQGAPQVAYKEKLTKNVEHREVYKKQTGGRGKFADIVFELGPRDQDEAGVTQPGLDFVNGIVGGVIPREFIPAVQKGFDESLKNGPLAGFPLESMKVRLFHGSYHDVDSDSLSFEMAARLGFREAARQAGPKLLEPIMAVEVLTPEEYTGPITGDLNRRRGVMKGMDSKAGSQVIKADVPLSELFGYVTDLRTMSSGRATANLTFSHYEVVPQNISDSVVAKEKGTGRS; from the coding sequence ATGGCTCGCGATTTAAATTTCACGAGAAACATCGGTATCGCTGCTCACATCGACGCAGGTAAAACGACCACAACCGAACGTATTCTCTATTACGCCGGGGTAAGCCACAAAATCGGTGAGGTTCACGATGGTGCCGCAACGATGGACTGGATGGAACAGGAGCAGGAGCGCGGTATCACGATCACTTCGGCTGCCACCACTGTTGACTGGACCTACCGGGACAAAAAATACCATATCAACATTATCGATACACCGGGCCACGTTGACTTCACGGTTGAAGTAAACCGCTCACTGCGTGTACTTGATGGTCTTGTCTTCCTGTTCAGCGCCGTCGATGGTGTTGAACCTCAGTCAGAAACCAACTGGCGTCTGGCTAACAATTATAACGTTGCTCGGTTGGGCTTCGTTAACAAGATGGACCGTTCAGGCGCTGACTTCCTGAATGTTTGCCGTCAGGTAAAAGAAATGCTGGGCAGCTACGCTGTTCCTCTTCAGTTACCAATCGGTGAAGAAGACAATTTCAAAGGTGTAGTTGACCTTGTTAACTTCCGTGGTCTTGTCTGGAACGAATCGGATAAAGGAATGACCTTCCAAGTAGTTCCTATTCCAGACGACATGATGGAGGAAGCTACCGAATGGCGCGAAAAACTTCTTGAAGCGGTTGCCGAATTCGACGACACGCTCATGGAGAAGTACTTCGAAGATCCAGAATCAATTTCGGAAGACGAAATTCTGGCAGCTCTTCGTAAAGCAACCATCGCGATGAAAATCGTGCCGATGCTTTGCGGTTCGTCGTTCAAAAACAAGGGTGTTCAAACGATGCTCGACTACGTGATGGCACTGCTGCCATCGCCGTTGGACAAAGAAAGCATCAAAGGTACGAACCCAAACACGGGTGAAGAGATTTCGCGCAAACCATCTTCGGACGAGCCATTCTCTGCATTAGCGTTCAAAATTGCAACTGATCCATACGTTGGTCGTTTGTGCTTTGTGCGTTCATACTCGGGTATCCTTGAGTCGGGTTCTTACATCCTGAACAACCGTTCGGGTAACAAAGAGCGGATCTCGCGGATTTTCCAGATGCACGCTAACAAGCAGAACCAAATCGAACGCCTGGAGGCTGGTGATATCGGTGCTGTCGTTGGTTTCAAAGACATCAAAACGGGTGATACCCTGTCTGATGAAAAGAACCCAATCGTTCTTGAATCCATGGTGTTCCCTGATCCAGTTATCGGGTACGCTATCGAGCCGAAGAAAACGGCCGATCAGGATAACTTCTCGAAAGCTATTGGTAAACTGATCGAAGAAGACCCAACCTTAAAAGTTGAGTCGAACGAAGAAACCGGCCAGACCATTATCCGTGGTATGGGTGAGCTTCACCTTGAAATTATCATTGACCGGATGCGTCGTGAGTTTAAGGTAGAGGTGAACCAAGGTGCACCACAGGTTGCCTACAAAGAGAAGCTGACCAAGAACGTTGAACACCGGGAGGTTTACAAAAAGCAAACGGGTGGTCGCGGTAAATTTGCTGATATCGTGTTCGAACTTGGACCTCGTGACCAAGATGAAGCTGGTGTTACGCAACCAGGTCTGGACTTTGTGAACGGCATCGTCGGTGGGGTGATTCCTCGCGAATTTATTCCTGCTGTACAGAAAGGCTTTGACGAATCGCTGAAAAATGGTCCGCTAGCTGGCTTCCCATTGGAAAGCATGAAAGTTCGTCTGTTCCATGGTTCATATCACGACGTTGACTCCGATTCGCTGTCATTCGAGATGGCCGCTCGTTTAGGATTCCGTGAAGCTGCTCGCCAAGCTGGTCCGAAACTGCTCGAACCAATCATGGCTGTTGAAGTACTAACACCAGAAGAATATACCGGTCCAATCACTGGTGACCTAAACCGTCGCCGTGGTGTCATGAAAGGCATGGATAGCAAAGCTGGATCACAAGTGATTAAAGCCGACGTCCCTCTTTCTGAACTGTTCGGTTATGTAACGGATCTGCGTACTATGTCTTCAGGTCGTGCTACGGCTAACTTGACGTTCTCGCATTACGAAGTGGTACCACAAAACATTTCGGATAGCGTAGTAGCGAAAGAAAAAGGAACCGGAAGATCGTAA
- a CDS encoding ABC transporter ATP-binding protein: protein MQNPYLALMRTAWQYARHEKRQYILVYVLFIFANIIVALHPLLFGWFIESVQREGNDVVNTAFVYAGGVLALKVLEWAFHGPARVLERRLAFNLSRNFLDELYHQTLHLPVSWHKDHHSGATINRIRKAYDALKLFFQDGFVYLHAISKFLFSFGAMLYFSPVFGVIGVALGALTVYVILRFDRPFIKALNETNEREHAASSTLFDSLSNIVTVITLRLEKRIEESFSQKISAIFPPFMRQVTINEWKWFVASILITLIYVVMATGYVYQHYTPGQIFYVGGLVTLLGYVNQFTSVFNDVAYQYTQIVQFNTDVQTVRSISEAYAQYKQSDSQVSLPENWQTITLSNLNFSHGQLGSDQRQVPALHNVGIQLSRGKRIAFIGESGSGKSTLLTLLRGLYTTEPGLSVQVDDQHFYTDMKAIANTVTLFPQEPEIFENTIGYNITLGLPFDDNEIIQVCQTAHFADIVKHLPQGLDTSIQEKGLNLSGGQRQRLALARGVLAARTSDIVLLDEPTSSVDPKTEFEIYHKMLREFSDKAVVSTLHRLHLLPMFDYIYILRNGRVVDEGSFVELRERSLIFQEMWSHQKEVMHTEERITA, encoded by the coding sequence ATGCAAAATCCTTACTTAGCTCTCATGCGTACTGCTTGGCAGTATGCCCGGCATGAGAAGCGTCAGTACATACTTGTGTATGTGCTCTTCATTTTCGCCAACATTATTGTCGCTCTTCATCCGTTACTTTTCGGCTGGTTCATTGAGTCTGTTCAGCGTGAAGGCAACGATGTTGTAAACACTGCTTTTGTTTACGCCGGAGGTGTCTTAGCCCTTAAAGTGCTGGAATGGGCTTTCCATGGGCCAGCCCGAGTTCTTGAACGCCGACTGGCTTTTAACCTGAGTCGCAATTTTCTGGATGAGCTGTACCATCAGACACTACACCTACCCGTTAGCTGGCATAAAGATCATCACAGTGGCGCAACTATCAACCGAATCCGAAAGGCCTACGACGCCCTGAAGTTGTTTTTCCAGGATGGGTTCGTTTACCTACATGCCATCTCCAAGTTTTTGTTCTCGTTTGGGGCTATGCTGTATTTCTCCCCGGTTTTTGGGGTGATCGGTGTAGCGCTTGGCGCTTTGACCGTTTATGTCATTCTTCGCTTTGATCGCCCGTTCATCAAAGCCCTCAACGAAACAAATGAACGCGAACATGCCGCGTCCTCGACACTCTTCGACAGTTTGTCGAACATCGTTACGGTAATTACACTCCGGCTCGAAAAGCGTATTGAAGAAAGCTTCTCGCAGAAGATAAGTGCAATTTTTCCACCATTCATGCGTCAGGTGACTATTAACGAGTGGAAGTGGTTTGTAGCTAGTATCCTTATTACGCTTATCTACGTAGTGATGGCGACGGGTTACGTTTACCAGCACTATACGCCAGGGCAGATATTTTATGTCGGTGGTCTCGTTACCCTGCTGGGTTATGTAAACCAGTTTACGAGCGTATTTAATGATGTAGCTTATCAATACACGCAGATCGTTCAGTTCAATACGGATGTACAGACGGTACGGAGTATTAGTGAGGCATACGCTCAGTATAAACAGTCGGATTCGCAGGTATCATTACCAGAAAACTGGCAAACCATTACGTTGTCTAACCTGAACTTTTCTCATGGTCAATTAGGATCGGATCAGCGGCAGGTTCCTGCCCTCCACAATGTCGGCATTCAACTGTCGCGTGGCAAGCGGATTGCCTTTATTGGCGAAAGCGGTTCCGGAAAAAGTACATTACTCACGTTGTTACGCGGTTTGTACACTACTGAGCCAGGCTTGTCGGTGCAGGTAGACGATCAGCATTTTTATACCGATATGAAGGCGATTGCCAACACGGTCACCCTGTTTCCGCAAGAGCCCGAGATCTTTGAGAATACGATTGGGTATAACATTACTCTTGGCCTACCGTTTGATGACAACGAGATAATCCAGGTTTGTCAGACAGCTCACTTTGCTGATATCGTTAAGCATTTACCGCAGGGGCTTGACACAAGTATTCAGGAAAAAGGGTTGAACCTGTCAGGCGGTCAGCGCCAACGACTGGCTTTGGCAAGAGGTGTTTTAGCTGCCCGAACAAGCGATATTGTATTGCTTGATGAACCAACGAGTAGTGTCGATCCTAAAACAGAGTTCGAGATATACCACAAGATGCTCAGAGAATTTTCTGACAAAGCGGTTGTATCGACGCTGCACCGACTTCATCTTTTACCCATGTTCGATTACATCTATATCCTCCGTAACGGCCGCGTTGTCGATGAAGGTAGCTTTGTAGAACTGCGTGAGCGTAGCCTTATCTTTCAGGAAATGTGGTCGCATCAAAAAGAAGTGATGCATACAGAAGAACGAATAACAGCTTAA